The nucleotide sequence ACTCCGCTTTCACTTGGGATTGAAACTCTGGGAGGTGTATTTACCAAATTGATTGAAGCAAATACCACCATTCCAACTAAAAAATCAGAAACATTCTCAACTGCTGCTGATAATCAACCTTCAGTGGAAATTCATGTCTTGCAGGGTGAGCGATCTATGGCAAATGTTAACAGAACCATCGGACGTTTTCACCTTGACGGAATACCCCCTGCTCCAAGAGGCCTTCCGCAAATTGAAGTGACTTTTGATATTGACGCAAACGGCATTGTAAATGTTGCTGCAAAGGACAAAGCAACCAACAAGGAGCAAAAGATACGCATAGAGGCTTCTTCAGGCCTCACTGAAGAAGAGATAGAGAAAATGAGAACAGAAGCAAAAGCCAATGAAGAAGAAGATAAAAAAGAGAAAGAAAAGGTTGATAAGATCAATGCTGCTGATTCTATGATCTTCCAGACAGAGAAGCAACTAAAAGAATATGGAGATAAACTCTCAGCAGACAATAAGAAAAAGATCGAATCTGCACTTGCTGACCTGAAAAAAGCGCATGAGGTAAAAGACCTTTCAGCAATAGATACTGCGCTAAATGCACTGAACACAGCCTGGCAGGGAGCATCTCAGGAAATGTATGCAGCAACGCAGGATGCCCAGGCAGATAGCCAGCCTACAGATAGTAAAGCACAGCCTAAAGGTAGCAAAGGAGGTAATGGTACAGGTAGTCAATCAGATGTGAAGGATGTTGACTATGAAGAAGTGGATAAGGATAAAGGGAAAGACAGTAAGCAGTAGACAGCAGCCCCGCACTTTTGATTATTAGTTTAAAATAGAAGTGGCAGTCCACAGTCGGCAGTCGGCAGTCTACAGTCAGCAGTCCACAATCGGCAGTCAGCAATTGTTTTTTGCCGACTGTGGACTGCCGACTGCCGATTGATTAAGTTAAGTTTCTAAATCCAGTTGCCATATTGTTATAATGGTTTGATTGTTATTTTCTTTTTTGCCGACTGTGGACTGCCGGCTGTGGATTGACGGCTGTGGACTGCCGACTGTGGATTGCCGACTGTGGATTGCCGACTGGTGTCAATTGTCAACTTTTAATCATTTTCCTTAACCTGGCATAAACCTTTTTACTTTTAAATTTAAAACCTTTCTTCTGTGTCATACCACCGATCGTTTCGTCAATGACGTGTATGATAATAAAAGCCTTCGGGTCAATATTATTTACGATCCCTCTTAATTTTTGTATTTCCAGCCTGGTGATCACACAATATAAAATTTCTATATCCCTTTCTTTCAGGCCTGTTTTGCCGGAAAAAACAGTAACGCCCCTTTCCAGGTCTTCCAGTATCTCTTTTTTTATTTCCTGGCTTTTATAAGAAACAATAATGGCAGCATTATATTCTTCTATACCGTGGATAAAGAAGTCTATACTCCTGGAAGCAACAAAATAGGTAAGAATAGAATATAATGCTACCTCTATTTTGAATGTAAGGCCAATTATCGCGAAGATGATGACATTAAATAAAACGATAACATTACCGATCGTTAAAAATGATTTCCTGCTTACAAGAATAGCCATGATCTCAGTGCCGTCCAGCACAGCGTTATT is from Cytophagales bacterium and encodes:
- a CDS encoding YitT family protein codes for the protein MKKLSWLTIILAIFSAALGLKGFLLPNHFFDGGITGVSMYLSEIFCPECPDKSISLSIIIPIVNLPFIILGYQYLSKSFAYRGIAAIAGLSLCLAFVDFPVITEDKILAAVFGGFFLGTGIGLAVRNNAVLDGTEIMAILVSRKSFLTIGNVIVLFNVIIFAIIGLTFKIEVALYSILTYFVASRSIDFFIHGIEEYNAAIIVSYKSQEIKKEILEDLERGVTVFSGKTGLKERDIEILYCVITRLEIQKLRGIVNNIDPKAFIIIHVIDETIGGMTQKKGFKFKSKKVYARLRKMIKS